The stretch of DNA tGAAAGTAGTTTATGTTGTAGTGAcaattaagaatatatatacacaataaatgttaattataaACATTTCAATAAGCTTCAAATCAAAGAGAgttctttattaataataatttttgttgaaGACAACAATTATTAAGCATCTCATACAAGTACAGAAAAAGGCTCAGAGCACAAAAATTATTAGGGAACAAAAGAAAGGCAAACATAACAAACATAACTTTGGTAACACAACAATTGAgagaaataaattaaagaaacaTGAAAAAGTTAGACTAATTAATTATGAAGAAGAACAACACAATTAATTAGACCATTTTTAGATCGAGATGCTATTGGGGATTCCCTTAGCTGTAATCCCTGGTTCGCTCGTAGGAAAGAGCAAAGTGTATGGGAATTGGATTGGACCACATCGATTTTTCTCATGATTTTGATTCTTAGTCGTAATGTCATCTTCAATGGCACGAAGTtgtgtttgaaattttttgaaagcGTCCAAAGCTTTTTTATCCGAAGTCCAATCAACATCTTCATTCTTACCAAGATAAACCTCATCTGATTCATGGCTTGACAATTGCGCAATAAGGTAAATCATCTCAAGGCTTTGCTTTTTTGAAGTAAATGTGGACAAGAAATAACTTTCTTCATCGTCAACGCCAAGTGTAGTGCCCCCCATAGGCATGAACTGTCGACTTAATGTGGGGCGATTCGGATAGAATGCTGCAAAAGAGTACTGCCCAAAGTTAACAGCTGCATGAAGAGCGGAAGAAATCCAAATGATTATGGTGCATGATTCGACGAGTTCATTAAAAGTTTTCATTTCTGGCCACCCATCATATTCTTTCTTGTCACCATGACCAACTTCTTTGATTTCTTTCCACCAATTCTGAATCTCTTTGTCATTTTGCACCTTCTTATCTTCACCCTTGTAGTAGATATCACAGTACTCTTTAACCCATTTATTGATAGCATTCCATATCTCTAACCCATCCACAGCATAAGGATAGTTCTTTACTAGCTCACAAGGTTTTTTAGTCTTTTCATCTACTAATCCCCTATATAGATTCATagaatagtaatatataatgtTAGTAAAATACATCTTGTAATTTAAGCTAATTAATCATTATAGATAATGGACTAGCTATCTACTACTTGCCTTTGAATAAGATCTGCTGGGAGTCCTTGCTTATTAAATGCCCAATTATTCTTATagactgctgatgatgattccATTGCATACTTTCCTTGAAAAAACACGCTCTCTATCGTTCCATCGGCATTCACAAGAATGGTTCTAGCTCGTGCGTTTATGCTCATAGTACCACGAAAATGGGGATGCAATAGTTTGTAGATTGGATGGATTACACTTAGTTGTCTGTTTGTTGCTATCACAAATGGCTCAATCACTGCATGTGTCTTCAACCTGTAAATCAATTGATCGTGTGGGATTATGATTGGCATGTTACGTTTTGCTgtttcataataattattaaattaaaatatgtgttacattaCCAATGACTGTAGAGCTGATGGTAGCCTGAATCGTTTACAGCAACATAACCTTTAGCGAGTTGCCAAGTGGCATATTTATGAGGATCATTATTGTCACATGGTGGGGTAAATACTGTGCTATCTGCACCGTTTTCATCAGGACCATCCTTTGGCAAACTTAATTCAATGGCGACAGGCATCAATTTCTCTTCTTTTGTCAAAAACAAGATTGTTCGAGTTGCATAAGCCTTTGTCGAAGTTTTATTTATTCTCTTCAAGTATGGCATAAATGTATCGTGGTGATCTAATATAAATAATCTCTTTTGCTCGAtcgcctatatatatatatttaatcagaGAAATATTAAGCACCTTAAAGTACCAAATAACAATCCTCATTTACTTAACTCCAGGATGAATAATACAATAGACATGATTAATGTATACCTTTTCTACACTACTGAAATCCTCCAACATTTTTATAATATCGTCCTCACTAATTCTGCTATCTTGATCACCATACTTTCTTCTGTCTAGCTTGCTCTTTGGTGGGAATTTCTGAATTAaatcatcaaaatttaaaaattattatgtaatgtatagtaaataattaattactatatgtaatgtaaataaaataaatggtattACTTTGAGAAGACGAATGTGGACAGGGTGGACACCAGCAATCATTTCTCTTCCAAATTCTTCATCATCTCTCCATGCATTTTCATCACCTATAAATATGCAAATtctcaaaattattattgaaaacttgaaattaaaaataattaataaatatatatttatataaatacatacatGAATACGTTCATgcatgtatattatattattaagtaTGTATGTACGTACGTACCTGCTTCAATTACACCAGGGACAGGTAAACCTGTACCCTGAAACAACGCAAGTACTTCTCTGAAGCTACGATAGTAGTTATCATCAAGTACAGTATCATCTTCAGACAATGTTGTAATTATTTTAGCAACGGTGTCTGATGATGGTGGTGGTTCCGTCTTCAAGTGATTGATTTGTTCATCACGTGGAATGTATATGACTTGGTTTTTATCAGGCCTGCTCTCATGACCATCTAAAGAATAAAAAAGTATAAGTATGGATCACTACTTATAATTActtttagtattttaaaatttagatacatgaaaaaataattattcgatggttctttttctttctttttttacatatacaatattttataatattatagttAATTACAAGGTTGAGATCTCCTATagatataaaaaattacaaataataatttaagatgtcgaaattaaataatttaaacatattgtatttaattatttctaattttgtaaaaataaaaaaaatcatgattaatttgttaattgtatttaattaatatataagaagatatatacatatataattggtcttaattatttaatttattataagtaCCATGAGTGAGGGGTCTTCCAGTTCTTCCTCTGCGAGGGTAAGGTAAATCTTTCCCTCCAAGGATTGGACGATTATTGCCCAAATCATTGTACGTCGCATAATCATACACTCTGTCCCATTCTTTGAGCTCGCCTATATTATTTTCCGATCTCAAATGTCTAAGCTCACCTTCTCTTAACCTATGTAGTTTGTGACGTTCCGAATTATCTGGAAGATATGgctataaaaaggaaaaaaccaattaatcaatcataatcactttattatatattattatttgcgTAATTAAGTAACAAATATCactatatgttatttatttacgtTCATAACATACCTTGTTTGTGAAGAAAACACGAGGGTATGTGTATCTTTCTTGTGGGTAAACCCAAGAGTTGCACAAGAACTTTACCGAATATACTTGAGGGTAATATACTTGAGCAAGAACTCATCCTTATTATTGTTGGTGATTTTCAATGCTGGAGGGACTCCCATTTTAATTTCGTTCCAATTggtaaaacttaatttaaatttcgagtACTCTTTATGATTAGGATCATCATCATGATCACTACATTTCTCCAATTTTGATGAGTATCCGCCCTAGAGCGTAGCATCCTCTGCATGCAtgcaacaaaattaaatatgtgtaattaatttttaaaaaaattatcacgtcattatgtgtaatattttttgattatgcgtaatgatgatgataatgatagTGATAGTGATGATAATACATACGACTGTAGAGCTCGACGGTCACTAGATCTCCAGAAATAGGGGAAAGAGGCGCAGTCATATCCTTAAACTTGTCCTTTTCCACTAACACCACTATTCCCTTTACCGTTGTGGTTTCCGCAAACAAACCACGAGTTAATCGATGCAACAACACTTTCATTTTCGTTACTATTATCATTTCGAAAAACAGACCACCAGTCAGTATGTGTAGCACTTGCCCTAACAACACCAACATTTTCCTTAACAATAATAGTAACGTcatttttgtatataaatagattaATGTCtagttatgaatatgatatgatatgatataatttttcaacaatGGCTCTTATTTATAGGGATTAGGGTGTACTTACATGCATACTACATAAGTGATGAGTAGATTAATTAATAGTACGTAATATAATATTTgggattattaattaattaatccatATATTACTATATTTACAATCAATACCTGTACAGATCCGTTATTATTTGAGATCTCATcagctaattaattaattaattaatgatcatTAATTATGCATGGTAGGAATGCTATATAAGAGTCATTATTAATTGTTATCAGCATTAATTTCGATACAAAACAATACTAATTAAAGATTAAGATTATTGCCTTAATTATTACATCAATTGAAATAGACATGCatacacatattttataatattatatatgataattttaCAAAGTGGAGAATACGTGCATCATATCaatattattgtttaattatttttatgataattaattaaaataatgttaaTATTTAATCACTACAAATACATAAAATGTGT from Cannabis sativa cultivar Pink pepper isolate KNU-18-1 chromosome 2, ASM2916894v1, whole genome shotgun sequence encodes:
- the LOC115718785 gene encoding LOW QUALITY PROTEIN: linoleate 9S-lipoxygenase 1 (The sequence of the model RefSeq protein was modified relative to this genomic sequence to represent the inferred CDS: inserted 1 base in 1 codon), which encodes MGVPPALKITNNNKDEFLLKYITLKYIXVKFLCNSWVYPQERYTYPRVFFTNKPYLPDNSERHKLHRLREGELRHLRSENNIGELKEWDRVYDYATYNDLGNNRPILGGKDLPYPRRGRTGRPLTHDGHESRPDKNQVIYIPRDEQINHLKTEPPPSSDTVAKIITTLSEDDTVLDDNYYRSFREVLALFQGTGLPVPGVIEAGDENAWRDDEEFGREMIAGVHPVHIRLLKKFPPKSKLDRRKYGDQDSRISEDDIIKMLEDFSSVEKAIEQKRLFILDHHDTFMPYLKRINKTSTKAYATRTILFLTKEEKLMPVAIELSLPKDGPDENGADSTVFTPPCDNNDPHKYATWQLAKGYVAVNDSGYHQLYSHWLKTHAVIEPFVIATNRQLSVIHPIYKLLHPHFRGTMSINARARTILVNADGTIESVFFQGKYAMESSSAVYKNNWAFNKQGLPADLIQRGLVDEKTKKPCELVKNYPYAVDGLEIWNAINKWVKEYCDIYYKGEDKKVQNDKEIQNWWKEIKEVGHGDKKEYDGWPEMKTFNELVESCTIIIWISSALHAAVNFGQYSFAAFYPNRPTLSRQFMPMGGTTLGVDDEESYFLSTFTSKKQSLEMIYLIAQLSSHESDEVYLGKNEDVDWTSDKKALDAFKKFQTQLRAIEDDITTKNQNHEKNRCGPIQFPYTLLFPTSEPGITAKGIPNSISI